A stretch of Porites lutea chromosome 5, jaPorLute2.1, whole genome shotgun sequence DNA encodes these proteins:
- the LOC140938398 gene encoding protein lev-9-like — protein sequence AKRRDCNKNNECVCDGDCGYSCVAKGLTCSRPVQIDNDNRQYTSTKFWSTVKYQCNKPYTLVGAQTRTCRGIRSWDGIEPVCKIICQDPGDITHGSKQSFRRNYDDVYATVGDRVEYNCYPGYKMGGSQLVCDKNGKCFKQLVCNKNGKWSGSKPNCTEERCTDPGDISNGRKQGNNYESGQKVKYTCSKGFTMQGSSTLTCENTGSWNRPKPKCVCKRTNTKAFRYCKKSCNPKRRDCNKNNECVCDGDCGYSCVAKGLTCSRPVQIDNGNRQYTSTKFWSTVKYQCNKPYTLVGAQTRTCRGIRSWDGIEPVCKIICQDPGDITHGSKQPFRRNYDDVYATVGDRVEYNCYPGYKMEGSQLVCDKNGKCFKQLVCNKNGKWSGSKPNCTGVLRKQRQN from the exons GCTAAGAGAAGAGATtgcaacaaaaacaatgaatGCGTGTGTGATGGCGACTGTGGCTATAGCTGTGTGGCAAAAG GTTTAACATGTAGCAGACCAGTGCAAATTGACAATGATAATAGACAGTATACCTCCACGAAGTTTTGGTCCACCGTCAAGTATCAGTGTAATAAACCCTACACCCTTGTCGGAGCTCAAACTCGAACTTGCCGTGGAATAAGAAGTTGGGATGGCATCGAACCCGTTTGCA aaATCATCTGCCAAGACCCAGGAGATATAACACACGGGAGTAAACAATCCTTTCGTAGAAATTACGACGATGTTTATGCTACCGTGGGAGACAGAGTAGAGTATAACTGCTATCCAGGCTACAAAATGGGAGGTTCTCAGCTGGTCTGCgataaaaatggaaaatgctTTAAGCAGCTGGTCTgcaataaaaatggaaaatggagCGGATCCAAACCAAATTGCACAG AGGAAAGGTGTACAGACCCTGGAGACATATCCAACGGGAGAAAACAAGGCAATAATTATGAAAGTGGACAGAAGGTGAAATACACGTGTTCCAAAGGTTTTACAATGCAAGGAAGCAGTACCTTGACATGCGAGAACACAGGCAGTTGGAACCGACCTAAACCCAAATGCGTTTGTAAGAGAACTAATACGAAAGCTTTCAGATACTGCAAAAAATCCTGCAATCCTAAGAGAAGAGATTGCAATAAAAACAATGAATGCGTGTGTGATGGCGACTGTGGCTATAGCTGTGTGGCAAAAG GTTTAACATGTAGCAGACCAGTGCAAATTGACAATGGTAATAGACAGTATACCTCCACAAAGTTTTGGTCCACCGTCAAGTATCAGTGTAATAAACCCTACACCCTTGTCGGAGCTCAAACTCGAACTTGCCGTGGAATAAGAAGTTGGGATGGCATCGAACCCGTTTGCA aaATCATCTGCCAAGACCCAGGAGATATAACACACGGGAGTAAACAACCCTTTCGTAGAAATTACGACGATGTTTATGCTACCGTGGGAGACAGAGTAGAGTATAACTGCTATCCAGGCTACAAAATGGAAGGCTCTCAGCTGGTCTGCgataaaaatggaaaatgctTTAAGCAGCTGGTCTgcaataaaaatggaaaatggagCGGATCCAAACCAAATTGTACAG GTGTTCTCAGGAAACAGAGACAGAACTAG